From the Priestia aryabhattai genome, the window TCCTGCAGCAACAGAAAGTAAATTGAAGCTAACTTTTTACTTGAAACATAAAACTGTGTTATTTACAGCATTTGCGTTTTTTGCTTACAACTACATTTTGTTCTTTTTCCTAACTTGGTTTCCAAGTTACTTAGTAGATGCGCGCGGCCTTAGTGTTAAAGAAATGAGTATTACTACCGTCATTCCTTGGATTCTCGGTTTTATTGGTCTGGCTCTAGGAGGCTTTGTATCGGATTTCTTCTCCAAAAAATTCGCTCAAAAAGGAGTGCTGTTCTCACGTAAGCTGGTGCTTGTCACATGTTTATTTTTATCAGCCGTTTGTATAGGTGTAGCAGGCCTTGTAACAACTACAGTCAGTGCGGTCACACTCGTTGCACTTTCCGTATTCTTTCTGTACTTAACAGGAGCTATCTACTGGGCAATCGTTAACGATGTAGTAGACAAAAATAACGTTGGATCCGTAGGAGGGTTTATGCACTTCTTGGCTAATACGGCTGGAATCATTGGTCCTACGTTAACCGGTTTCCTTGTTGAGAGATCAGGAACTTACACTGCTGCCTTTTTACTTGCTGGAGGATTAGCAGTATTTGCCTCACTTGCGGTTATTCGATTTGTACGTCCAATTGTAAAACCAACAGCACAATTTGTTTCCAAAGATGTTAATTTGAATTCTAAGACAGGGCTGTAGAATTAGATAAAAGGGTACAAGCACATCGTCACTTATGTGCTTGTACCTTTTTTTGTATTACTTCGTTTATATGTTACTTGTGTCATTTTTCTTTCTATAGATAGCTGGAGTTATATTCATATATTTTTTAAACATTCGATAAAAATGAGGGTTACTTTCAAATCCACACATTTCAGCGATATGGGAAATTGTATAATTGGTTTTTAGTAAAAGTTCTTTCGATTTAATAATCCGCTTTGTATTGATATAGACAGTTAACCCTATCCCTGTTGTTTCCTTGAAAACCCTGCTGAAGTGAGAAGGACTGACTAAACATTTATCTGCAAGAGTTGTCAATGAGAGAGGTTCATGTAGATGTTCGTTTATATGACGTAAAATGTCTGCAATCCACTCTACCTTATACGTATTATTTTTTACAGCTCCCTTGCTTTTGGCGTGAGTACGATATAACTCTAGCATCATCTGGTGAACAATCAGTAGGACATAATGCTTTGAACCCGGTTCTTCGTTAGTTATTTCCTCATAAATTTGTATAAGCAATTTTTCGATTTGTTGTTTTTCCTCTGATTGCAACGAAATTTTATAGTTTTTACCCTTTTTTACTACGTCAAAAATACTAAAATAAGAAAAAGAATCATTAATCAAATCCTTATAGATTAACATAGGGCTAAAAAAAAGAATAGTAGACGTTACAGGGTTTTCTTTATCTGGCATCGCTCGATGAATTGTATTATTAGGAATTAAAAAAATATCTCCTTGATTCATTTCGTAAAAAATATCACCTACAAAAAAAGTTCCTTTTCCTCCATAAACGTACACCATCTCATAATAATCATGCATATGGTTAGATAATTCTTTTTGAGGACTTTTCGTATCCTTATAGACAAATAAAAATGGAAAATTGCTGTGTAATTCACTTTTTAAGTTACTCATGAAATCCACCTCCTCTTTTTACTAATTTATATCAAAAAACAGTATAAATACAGCAAAAACCGCAATTTTTATTTCAAGTATTGATGGTACTATATAAATATATTCGCAAAATGAAAACGTTATCTTTTTAGAGCATCTAAATATGAGGCAAATGGAGGGGGAAAAATGAGTAAGGTTATTCAATTACATTCAAAAGACAGTGTTGTTATTTCTATAAAGGAAATTGCCAAAGGTGAAGTTATAAACGTGCAAGGCGAGGGTAAAAACAGCATTGAAATTCCTATTCGTACTGATATTCCTAGAGGTCATAAAATTTTAGTAAAGCCCCGAAAAAAAGGTGAGGACATCTTTAAATATGGATACTCAATTGGGAAAGCTAAAACAGATTTAGAAGAAGGAGAGTGGATTCATACTCATAATTTACAATCCGGATTAAGTGGTGTTCTGAATTATGAGTACCAGCCAATTACTCAACCAAATATTCCAAAAGCTTTGAATTATA encodes:
- a CDS encoding MFS transporter — encoded protein: MFSQGKGIVILFLFLAGIINYLDRSALSIAAPFIQDDLSLTPTEMGIIFSSFSVGYAIFNFLGGMASDKYGAKLTLFVAMIVWSIFSGALVIAVGFASMIAIRVLFGMGEGPLSATISKMVNNWFPSSNRATVIGLTNSGTPLGGAISGPIVGFIAIAYGWKVSFIAIMLIGIIWAVCWWKFVKEKPSNTSEEMKMQEIPAATESKLKLTFYLKHKTVLFTAFAFFAYNYILFFFLTWFPSYLVDARGLSVKEMSITTVIPWILGFIGLALGGFVSDFFSKKFAQKGVLFSRKLVLVTCLFLSAVCIGVAGLVTTTVSAVTLVALSVFFLYLTGAIYWAIVNDVVDKNNVGSVGGFMHFLANTAGIIGPTLTGFLVERSGTYTAAFLLAGGLAVFASLAVIRFVRPIVKPTAQFVSKDVNLNSKTGL
- a CDS encoding AraC family transcriptional regulator, which codes for MSNLKSELHSNFPFLFVYKDTKSPQKELSNHMHDYYEMVYVYGGKGTFFVGDIFYEMNQGDIFLIPNNTIHRAMPDKENPVTSTILFFSPMLIYKDLINDSFSYFSIFDVVKKGKNYKISLQSEEKQQIEKLLIQIYEEITNEEPGSKHYVLLIVHQMMLELYRTHAKSKGAVKNNTYKVEWIADILRHINEHLHEPLSLTTLADKCLVSPSHFSRVFKETTGIGLTVYINTKRIIKSKELLLKTNYTISHIAEMCGFESNPHFYRMFKKYMNITPAIYRKKNDTSNI